Proteins from a single region of Gorilla gorilla gorilla isolate KB3781 chromosome 16, NHGRI_mGorGor1-v2.1_pri, whole genome shotgun sequence:
- the LOC115933315 gene encoding endothelial lipase-like isoform X2 has protein sequence MSTPATWGGRGERRIWGPREGQWEKDGVAGVAAACGAAREEARPSVQRPREHEGCYLSLGHSQSLEDSSFNMTTKTLFIIHRWTMSSIFENWLYKLVSALHTREKEAIVVVVDWLPLAHQLYMDAVNNTRVVGHSTARMLHWLQVPGDERESPVASRTSNPNPLKKYTLYICCHKLLESDKNLWD, from the exons ATGTCCACCCCTGCCACTTGGGGTGGCAGGGGCGAGAGGAGGATCTGGGGGCCCAGGGAAGGGCAGTGGGAGAAAGATGGTGTTGCTGGAGTCGCAGCTGCCTGCGGAGCGGCCCGGGAGGAAGCGAGGCCGAGCGTGCAGCGTCCACGCG AGCACGAAGGATGCTACCTCTCCCTCGGCCACAGCCAGTCCTTGGAAGACAGCAGTTTCAACATGACAACTAAAACCCTTTTCATCATTCACAGATGGACG ATGAGCAGTATCTTTGAAAACTGGCTGTACAAACTCGTGTCAGCCCTGCATACAAGAGAGAAAGAGGCCATTGTAGTTGTGGTTGACTGGCTCCCCCTGGCCCACCAGCTTTACATGGATGCCGTCAATAACACCAGGGTGGTGGGGCACAGCACTGCCAGGATGCTCCACTGGCTGCAGGTACCGGGGGATGAGAGGGAGTCTCCTGTCGCCAGCAGGACCTCAAACCCCAATCCTCTTAAGAAATACACATTGTACATCTGTTGCCATAAACTTCTGGAGTCCGATAAAAATCTTTGGGATTAA
- the LOC115933315 gene encoding endothelial lipase-like isoform X1 has product MSTPATWGGRGERRIWGPREGQWEKDGVAGVAAACGAAREEARPSVQRPRDEMSGLRSNPLWGLTSEHEGCYLSLGHSQSLEDSSFNMTTKTLFIIHRWTMSSIFENWLYKLVSALHTREKEAIVVVVDWLPLAHQLYMDAVNNTRVVGHSTARMLHWLQVPGDERESPVASRTSNPNPLKKYTLYICCHKLLESDKNLWD; this is encoded by the exons ATGTCCACCCCTGCCACTTGGGGTGGCAGGGGCGAGAGGAGGATCTGGGGGCCCAGGGAAGGGCAGTGGGAGAAAGATGGTGTTGCTGGAGTCGCAGCTGCCTGCGGAGCGGCCCGGGAGGAAGCGAGGCCGAGCGTGCAGCGTCCACGCG ATGAGATGTCCGGGCTGAGGTCAAACCCTCTGTGGGGTTTAACCTCAGAGCACGAAGGATGCTACCTCTCCCTCGGCCACAGCCAGTCCTTGGAAGACAGCAGTTTCAACATGACAACTAAAACCCTTTTCATCATTCACAGATGGACG ATGAGCAGTATCTTTGAAAACTGGCTGTACAAACTCGTGTCAGCCCTGCATACAAGAGAGAAAGAGGCCATTGTAGTTGTGGTTGACTGGCTCCCCCTGGCCCACCAGCTTTACATGGATGCCGTCAATAACACCAGGGTGGTGGGGCACAGCACTGCCAGGATGCTCCACTGGCTGCAGGTACCGGGGGATGAGAGGGAGTCTCCTGTCGCCAGCAGGACCTCAAACCCCAATCCTCTTAAGAAATACACATTGTACATCTGTTGCCATAAACTTCTGGAGTCCGATAAAAATCTTTGGGATTAA